Proteins encoded together in one Quercus lobata isolate SW786 chromosome 3, ValleyOak3.0 Primary Assembly, whole genome shotgun sequence window:
- the LOC115982954 gene encoding pectin acetylesterase 12-like isoform X2: MDGTLPGYNWHRGYGSGANSWLIQLEGGGWCNNLRSCVYRKTSRHGSTAYMEKEIAFTGILSDKAGYNPDFYNWNRIKLRYCDGASFSGDSENKAAQLQYRGQRIWLAAMEEFMSKGMRSAKQALLSGCSAGGLASILHCDEFRGLFSGNTKVKCLSDAGMFLDAVDVSGGRTLRNYFGGVVGSQGLKNTLPRVCTDHLDPTSCFFPQNLVDNIKTPLFILNTAYDSWQIQSSLAPSSADPSGYWHDCRLNHSKCSPAQIQFLQGFRNEMLKALNRFSLSKQNGLFINSCFAHCQTERQDTWFANNSPVIGNKAIAQAVGDWYFDRTSVKAIDCPYPCDKSCHHLVFRQA; the protein is encoded by the exons GGAGGTGGATGGTGTAACAACCTTAGAAGTTGTGTTTACCGGAAAACAAGCCGGCATGGATCCACAGCATACATGGAAAAGGAAATAGCATTTACGGGAATACTGAGCGATAAAGCTGGATATAATCCTG ATTTTTACAACTGGAATAGAATAAAACTCCGTTACTGTGATGGTGCCTCTTTTAGCGGGGATAGTGAAAATAAG GCTGCACAGCTGCAATATAGGGGACAACGTATATGGTTGGCTGCAATGGAAGAATTTATGTCAAAGGGAATGCGCTCTGCTAAACAG GCTCTTCTTTCTGGCTGCTCTGCTGGGGGACTAGCATCTATTTTACACTGTGATGAGTTTCGAGGTTTATTTTCTGGCAATACTAAAGTGAAGTGCCTAAGTGATGCTGGAATGTTTCTTGATGC GGTTGATGTATCTGGTGGGCGCACCCTCAGGAATTATTTTGGTGGTGTGGTAGGCTCGCAG GGACTGAAAAATACTCTGCCACGTGTTTGTACTGACCACCTAGATCCAACTTCG tGCTTCTTCCCTCAGAACTTAGTTGACAACATTAAAACCCCACTTTTTATTCTCAATACAGCCTATGATTCATGGCAG ATCCAATCCAGCCTAGCTCCATCTTCAGCAGATCCCTCAGGCTATTGGCATGATTGTCGATTAAATCATTCAAAATGTTCCCCAGCCCAGATCCAATTTTTGCAAG GGTTCAGGAATGAAATGCTGAAAGCACTAAATCGCTTCTCATTGTCTAAACAAAATGGGCTGTTTATAAATTCATGTTTTGCTCACTGCCAAACAGAGAGGCAGGACACTTGGTTTGCTAATAATTCTCCTGTTATCGGAAACAAG GCCATTGCACAAGCTGTTGGAGACTGGTATTTCGACCGAACAAGCGTTAAAGCCATCGACTGTCCTTATCCTTGTGACAAGAGTTGCCACCATCTGGTTTTCAGACAGGCCTAG
- the LOC115979154 gene encoding transcription factor MYB61-like, with amino-acid sequence MGRQSCCYKQKLRKGLWSPEEDEKLLNYITKHGHGCWSSVPKLAGLQRCGKSCRLRWINYLRPDLKRGAFSQQEENLIIELHAVLGNRWSQIAAQLPGRTDNEIKNLWNSCLKKKLRQRGIDPNTHKPLSELENEKDILPTTNKSNEKTSIGSNEQNLVEAKNPKPPPMAAERYTLDASSSSKFENSSGSNNSLTTTPATQEFFLDRFGGSGTSHETSSTSCRPSDLVGYFSFQHLNYGPDIRLSVHPNTSLCFNPNSRSSEMISDYNSSMTSSMLHSMSSSIVKPSVSLPSDNNPSLGSGDVNGIHNWESSTFSNNCSNSNGSSSSMELQSSSNFFENHAFSWGLTDHVKSDKDHAHPLEGDTEDIKWSEYLHTPFLMGTALQNQISQPMCSEIKPETGFMTDGSSTSWHHNQHQQALPASDIYTKDLQRLAVAFGQTL; translated from the exons ATGGGGAGACAATCTTGCTGTTACAAGCAGAAACTAAGGAAAGGCCTGTGGTCTCCTGAGGAAGATGAGAAACTTCTGAATTATATTACCAAGCATGGACATGGGTGTTGGAGTTCTGTCCCTAAACTTGCAG GCTTGCAAAGGTGTGGCAAGAGCTGCAGGCTAAGGTGGATTAACTACCTGAGGCCTGATTTAAAGCGAGGAGCATTCTCTCAGCAGGAAGAGAATCTGATCATTGAACTCCATGCAGTTCTTGGCAACAG GTGGTCTCAGATTGCAGCTCAGTTACCAGGAAGAACTGATAATGAGATTAAAAACTTATGGAATTCTTGCCTTAAGAAGAAGCTTAGGCAAAGAGGCATTGACCCCAACACTCACAAACCACTTTCTGAGCTTGAGAATGAAAAAGACATTCTACCAACAACCAACAAAAGCAATGAGAAAACCTCTATAGGATCCAATGAACAAAATCTCGTCGAGGCAAAAAATCCAAAGCCACCTCCAATGGCTGCAGAAAGATACACACTTGATGCTTCTTCAAGCTCAAAGTTTGAAAACAGCAGTGGCAGCAACAATAGTTTGACAACCACTCCAGCTACACAGGAATTCTTCCTAGATAGGTTTGGTGGTAGTGGTACTTCCCATGAAACCTCAAGCACCAGTTGCAGGCCTTCTGATTTGGTGGGGTATTTCTCTTTTCAGCACTTGAATTATGGGCCTGATATAAGGCTTTCTGTACACCCCAATACTTCTCTATGCTTCAATCCTAATTCCAGGTCTTCTGAAATGATTTCTGACTATAATTCTAGTATGACTTCCTCAATGCTCCATTCCATGTCAAGCTCAATTGTAAAACCTTCTGTAAGCCTTCCCTCAGACAACAATCCTTCCTTAGGCTCTGGTGATGTCAATGGAATACACAACTGGGAAAGTAGTACTTTCAGTAACAACTGCAGCAACAGCAATGGAAGCAGTAGTAGTATGGAATTGCAAAGCAGCAGTAACTTCTTTGAGAATCATGCTTTCTCTTGGGGACTGACAGATCATGTAAAATCTGATAAAGACCATGCTCATCCCTTAGAAGGTGATACTGAAGACATCAAATGGTCTGAATATCTCCATACGCCATTTCTGATGGGAACCGCACTACAGAATCAAATCTCTCAACCTATGTGCAGTGAGATTAAACCAGAAACCGGCTTCATGACAGACGGGTCAAGTACTAGTTGGCATCATAACCAGCATCAACAGGCCTTGCCAGCTTCAGATATATATACCAAGGATCTCCAGAGACTTGCTGTAGCTTTTGGACAAACCCTTTAG